From Bradyrhizobium sp. sBnM-33:
TTCGCCGACAGCGCCGACCGGCCGCGCCGCGCCACCGATCCGTTCGCGCCGTGCAGCGTTCAGTATACCTCCGGCACGACGTCGCGGCCAAAGGCAGTGCTGTGGACGCATGCCAACGCATTGTGGGGCGCCAAGATCAATGCCGCGCATGAGGACCTGCGTGCTGGCGACGTGCACCAGACCTATCTGCCGCTGTTTCACACCAACGCGCTTGCCTATTCGATGTTGGCGTCATTGTGGGTCGGCGCGACATGCGTGATCCAGCCGCGGTTTTCGGCGGGCCGATTCTGGGGCGTGGCGCTCGAGCACAACTGCACCTGGACCTCGACGATTCCCTTCTGCATGAAGGCGCTGCTGGAACACGAGATTCCGAACAACCACAAATTCCGGCTCTGGGGCACCGCAGTATCCGAGCCGCCGCCATTCGCTGCCTTCGGCGTCAAGACGATCGGCTGGTGGGGCATGACGGAAACCATCACCCACGGCATCGTCGGCGAGGTCGATCAGCCCAATACGCCGATGTCGATCGGCCGCGCCGCGCCGGAATATCAGATCCGCATCGTCGAAGACGACGGCACGCCGACGCCCGTCGGCGGCACCGGCAATCTCCTGATCAAGGGCATTCCCGGCCTGTCATTGTTTTCAGAGTATCTCCACAACGAAGAAGCTACGCGCGAGAGTTTTGACGAGCACGGCTATTTCATCACCGGCGACCGTGTCACGCTGCTCGAGAACGGCTTCATCAGGTTCGGCGATCGTACCAAGGACATGCTCAAGGTCGGTGGCGAGAACGTCGCGGCCTCCGAGATCGAACAGGTGATCGCGGTGGTGCCGGGCGTGCGCGAGGCTGCGGTGGTGGCGAAGAAGCACCCGATGCTGGATGAAGTGCCCGTTGTCTTCATCATTCCGCAAGCCGGTGTGGCGGGCGCGCCTCGCGATCTGCACGACACCGTGATGGCCGCCTGCAGAACCGCCCTCGCCGATTTCAAGGTGCCGCGCGAAATTCATTTGGTGGACGACATGCCGCGCTCGACGCTGGAGAAGGTGGCAAAGGCGGAATTGCGGAAGATGCTGGGGTGAGGCTTTCCGCGTCGTCCCGGGGCAACGCGCAGCGTTGAACCCGGAACCTCGAGATTCCGGGTTCGATGCTTCGCATCGCCCGGGAATGACGGGTGACAGTTCAATCCACCTCGAACCGGAGCGGCAGATTCTTCGGGCCATTCATAAAATGGCGCGGATCGCCAGGGAATCCGGCAGCCCCTCAATAATACCCGAACGCCACCGGGCGGAAGGCGTGCAGCAAATGCTGGTCGAGCTTATCGCCCATTTCTTCCATCATGCCGTAGGCCCGGGCATGGGTGAACTGCAGCCGGTAGGCGCGCTTCTCGACGAGGGCCGCGTAGATGTCCACGATCGTGGTCAGCCTCACGATGTCGCTGATCTCCTTGCCGCTCAACCCGTTGGGATATCCGGTGCCATCGAGGAATTCGTGGTGGTGCAGCACCACGTCGAGCATTTCGGGCGGGAAGCCGCCTTGCGCGGACAGCGCGTCGTAGCCGCGGCGCGGATGCTGGCGCATCTCTTCCATCTCTTCCAACGTCAACGGACCCGGCTTGTCCAGGATCCCCACCGGAACGAACGCCTTACCGACGTCGTGCAGCAGGGCTGCGCGGGCGAGACGGCGCTGGTCGTCGTCGCGCATGCCGAGATGCTGCGCATACGCCACTGCAAAGCCGGTGACGAAGAGACAATGACGGTAGCTGCCGGTGTGATGGCAGCCGACCGTCGTCAGCCATTCCCGCAATGACGAATGCTTGATCGCCTTAAGAATCTTGCTCTCGGCCTCGATGATGTCGCTGAACTTTAGGGGAACGCCGGCCGGAAGCTTTTCGAAGATCTTGACCATCACGGCATGCGCCGCCTCGACGCCCCTGTTGAGGGCCTTGCCGCGATCGGTCTCGTCGTAGCCGTCGCTGTCCGGAAACGCGGCGCGGATCCGCTGCAGGATGCCCTGCGCATCGAACGGCCGCGCGATCGTGTCGGTGGCGCCGAGCGCCCAGGCCTGCATCGATCCGTG
This genomic window contains:
- a CDS encoding AMP-binding protein, with the protein product MPISQAAPGIVGPFAGLDVPWLLRMRAESRRNHPFLIWAPFEAPARSWSYGEFHERVGQLSAGLAKRGIKPGEYVLIHLDNCIEAMLAWFACVELGAIAVTTNTRSAAAEMEYFAGHCGAVAAITQPAYAELISANCRGLRWIAVISHDAGSTPARAAPRGDSFEQLFADSADRPRRATDPFAPCSVQYTSGTTSRPKAVLWTHANALWGAKINAAHEDLRAGDVHQTYLPLFHTNALAYSMLASLWVGATCVIQPRFSAGRFWGVALEHNCTWTSTIPFCMKALLEHEIPNNHKFRLWGTAVSEPPPFAAFGVKTIGWWGMTETITHGIVGEVDQPNTPMSIGRAAPEYQIRIVEDDGTPTPVGGTGNLLIKGIPGLSLFSEYLHNEEATRESFDEHGYFITGDRVTLLENGFIRFGDRTKDMLKVGGENVAASEIEQVIAVVPGVREAAVVAKKHPMLDEVPVVFIIPQAGVAGAPRDLHDTVMAACRTALADFKVPREIHLVDDMPRSTLEKVAKAELRKMLG
- a CDS encoding HD-GYP domain-containing protein, which translates into the protein MTSATNKASTRRRLLLASDRSDQSSELASILRSVGQVDTIATSDIPDSPERDLAGIVVDINLRSAESVQLVRNKLRAEAYREMPRLFVLADALHHGSMQAWALGATDTIARPFDAQGILQRIRAAFPDSDGYDETDRGKALNRGVEAAHAVMVKIFEKLPAGVPLKFSDIIEAESKILKAIKHSSLREWLTTVGCHHTGSYRHCLFVTGFAVAYAQHLGMRDDDQRRLARAALLHDVGKAFVPVGILDKPGPLTLEEMEEMRQHPRRGYDALSAQGGFPPEMLDVVLHHHEFLDGTGYPNGLSGKEISDIVRLTTIVDIYAALVEKRAYRLQFTHARAYGMMEEMGDKLDQHLLHAFRPVAFGYY